Proteins encoded in a region of the Triticum dicoccoides isolate Atlit2015 ecotype Zavitan chromosome 3A, WEW_v2.0, whole genome shotgun sequence genome:
- the LOC119270299 gene encoding uncharacterized protein LOC119270299 has translation MDGDRRTPAAAAAAASAASVLDDDNLLREILLCVAFPTSLVNAALVCKRWLLHASSPAFLRRFRERNPPRLLGACVGYPGRYRFVPLPRQPPELAAPIRRATSCCDAAFARRCPRIKHCRSGRLIIEVFRDGSFNHPLVVPVLAGESSTVLPPTLLSHAHRNYWERRTQFTEMFLPEDGGRDGITLVNLWKDRQKVYAEVCILRSGRWCVPDMESEIEPPDGTVFLEMLPPVHGKVFMVTNSGHTVGLDLAAGSLFTLELPAGVRSNYMLSCAEDSGIYLVSADGFQLSVWLHRMSGDDNGAGWLLLDTFCVREGQACTPRAEDSWVPPRNVCLDVVAVGDNADFVFLDHPASGTLFYVHLRSRVVEKVCQRGADECGYKRVDAGHVRVSPVMMIWPPIFPAQNVGHEE, from the coding sequence ATGGACGGAGATCGACGGACGccggcggccgcggccgcggccgcaTCGGCGGCATCGGTCCTTGACGACGACAACCTCCTCCGCGAGATCCTCCTCTGCGTCGCCTTCCCCACCAGCCTCGTCAACGCCGCCCTCGTCTGCAAGCGGTGGCTCCTCCACGCCTCCAGCCCGGCCTTCCTCCGCCGCTTCCGCGAGCGCAACCCGCCCCGCCTCCTCGGCGCCTGCGTCGGCTACCCCGGCAGGTATCGTTTTGTGCCTCTCCCGCGGCAGCCCCCGGAGCTCGCCGCCCCCATACGCCGCGCGACCTCCTGCTGCGACGCCGCCTTCGCCCGCAGATGCCCGCGAATCAAGCACTGCCGGAGCGGCCGCCTCATCATCGAGGTCTTCCGCGACGGCAGCTTCAATCACCCCCTTGTGGTGCCGGTTCTCGCCGGGGAGTCTTCAACCGTCCTCCCACCAACCCTGCTGTCCCACGCCCACCGTAACTACTGGGAGAGGCGCACTCAATTCACTGAGATGTTCCTACCCGAGGATGGGGGCCGCGACGGCATCACCTTGGTGAATCTGTGGAAGGACCGGCAAAAAGTGTATGCGGAGGTGTGCATCCTCAGATCTGGCCGATGGTGCGTCCCTGACATGGAGTCAGAGATAGAGCCCCCAGATGGCACAGTCTTCCTTGAAATGCTACCACCCGTCCATGGCAAAGTCTTCATGGTGACCAACTCTGGGCACACCGTGGGTCTAGATTTGGCCGCGGGGAGCCTTTTCACCCTTGAGCTACCAGCTGGAGTGCGGAGCAACTATATGCTCTCATGTGCAGAGGATTCAGGGATCTATCTTGTCAGCGCAGACGGGTTTCAGCTCAGTGTGTGGCTCCATCGGATGTCGGGCGATGACAATGGTGCAGGCTGGCTGCTGCTGGACACATTTTGTGTCCGTGAGGGTCAGGCATGCACACCCCGTGCAGAGGACAGTTGGGTTCCTCCTCGCAATGTTTGTCTTGATGTTGTTGCGGTCGGGGACAATGCCGACTTTGTGTTCTTGGATCATCCAGCAAGTGGCACCCTCTTTTATGTTCATCTGAGGAGCAGGGTGGTTGAGAAGGTCTGCCAGAGGGGGGCAGATGAATGTGGATATAAACGTGTGGATGCTGGTCACGTACGTGTATCTCCTGTTATGATGATCTGGCCGCCTATCTTCCCAGCGCAGAACGTGGGTCATGAGGAATGA
- the LOC119270301 gene encoding uncharacterized protein LOC119270301, giving the protein MDGDRRTPAAAPASVLDDDDLLREILLRLGFPTCLVHAALVSKRWLHHASDPAFLRRFRDRNPPRLLGICLCFSGRYRFVPFPPQPPELAAPIRRATSSCAAAFARRILPIKHCRNGRLIIEFFDDDRCDYSLAPLLAGEPAAVLPTTPLPHLDWDTTQGRLVEMFLPEDGGRNGITLLYLWAVRRKVYAELYVLGSGGWGVPATAMTEIELSFDTEFLEILPPIHGKVFVLTDSGYALGLDLAAASFFTLELPVGVRHNYKLSCAEDSGLYLVSADGFQLSVWLHPMSGDGNGAGWLLVDTFCVREAEACARLVRDRWIPPGNYLDVAAVGDNADFVFLDHTASGTLFYVHLRSRVVEKVHKRVPEKCYVPHQMALSPIVMIWPPVFPAREVGHDQEE; this is encoded by the coding sequence ATGGACGGAGATCGACGGACGCCGGCGGCCGCGCCCGCATCGGTGCTTGACGACGACGACCTCCTCCgcgagatcctcctccgcctcgGCTTCCCCACCTGCCTCGTCCACGCGGCCCTCGTCTCCAAGCGGTGGCTCCACCACGCCTCCGACCCGGCCTTCCTCCGCCGCTTCCGCGACCGCAACCCGCCCCGCCTCCTCGGGATCTGCCTCTGCTTCTCCGGCCGGTACCGGTTCGTGCCGTTCCCGCCGCAGCCCCCGGAGCTCGCCGCTCCCATTCGCCGGGCGACCTCCtcctgcgccgccgccttcgcccgcAGAATCCTGCCAATCAAGCACTGCCGGAACGGCCGCCTCATCATAGAGTTCTTCGACGACGACAGATGCGATTACTCCCTCGCTCCGCTGCTCGCCGGGGAGCCCGCAGCCGTCCTCCCGACGACCCCGCTACCCCACCTTGACTGGGACACCACTCAAGGTAGATTGGTTGAGATGTTCCTGCCCGAGGATGGGGGCCGCAACGGCATCACCTTGCTGTATCTCTGGGCGGTCCGGCGAAAAGTCTACGCCGAGTTGTACGTTCTGGGATCCGGCGGATGGGGCGTCCCAGCCACCGCAATGACAGAGATAGAGCTCTCGTTTGACACAGAATTCCTTGAAATTCTACCACCCATCCATGGCAAGGTCTTCGTGCTCACCGACTCTGGGTATGCCCTGGGTTTAGATTTGGCAGCGGCGAGCTTCTTCACCCTTGAGCTCCCAGTTGGAGTGCGCCACAATTACAAGCTCTCATGTGCGGAGGATTCCGGGCTCTATCTTGTCAGTGCAGATGGGTTTCAGCTCAGTGTGTGGCTCCATCCGATGTCGGGCGACGGCAATGGTGCTGGCTGGCTGCTGGTGGACACATTTTGTGTCCGTGAGGCTGAGGCTTGTGCACGTCTTGTAAGGGACCGTTGGATCCCTCCCGGTAATTACCTTGATGTTGCTGCGGTCGGGGACAATGCCGACTTTGTGTTCTTGGATCATACAGCAAGTGGCACTCTCTTTTATGTTCATCTGAGGAGCAGGGTAGTTGAGAAAGTCCATAAGAGGGTGCCAGAAAAATGTTATGTACCTCACCAAATGGCTCTCTCTCCCATTGTGATGATCTGGCCGCCTGTTTTCCCTGCACGAGAGGTAGGACATGATCAAGAGGAATGA
- the LOC119270302 gene encoding putative glutaredoxin-C2, whose product MADRVTKLASQRAVVIFGASNCFMCHTVKTLFTELGVSWTVHELDKDPRGKDVERALVGMVGRSPPVPAVFIGGRLVGTTDQVMTLHVGGQLVPLLRQAGALWL is encoded by the coding sequence ATGGCAGACAGAGTGACGAAGCTGGCGTCGCAGCGGGCGGTGGTGATCTTTGGGGCGAGCAACTGCTTCATGTGCCACACGGTGAAGACGCTCTTCACAGAGCTGGGCGTGAGCTGGACGGTGCACGAGCTGGACAAGGACCCCCGCGGGAAGGACGTCGAGAGGGCGCTCGTCGGCATGGTCGGACGGAGCCCGCCCGTGCCAGCCGTCTTCATCGGCGGCAGGCTTGTCGGCACCACCGACCAGGTCATGACGCTGCACGTCGGCGGCCAGCTCGTGCCGCTCCTCCGCCAGGCCGGCGCCCTGTGGCTTTGA